In Brachypodium distachyon strain Bd21 chromosome 2, Brachypodium_distachyon_v3.0, whole genome shotgun sequence, one genomic interval encodes:
- the LOC112271039 gene encoding WAT1-related protein At5g07050-like, with product MASRESFLEKASPYIAMITLRFGYAGLSIISKLSLNSGMSHYVLVVYRHAFATLAMAPFALILERKVRPKMTLSIFSKIFLLALLGPVIDHNFYYLGLKYTGAAFLGALINILPATTFVMAVIFRMEKIELRKVKCQAKIAGTVVTGAGAMLMTLYKGPLMGMAWTRQAHAGGVAPLAVGPTSREMFLGSMFIVIATLAWSALFILQTHTIKQYSAQLSLTTLVCFTGTLQAVVVTFVMERRVSVWTIGFDMNLFAAAYAGVVASGIAYYVQGLVIEKRGPVFASAFTPLGLIVVAVMSSFFLGEKIYLGGVLGGLVIVVGLCAVLWGKHKEMQEMETDAKSALPVATKADDPNMETVAGGGAGDEDTECKLVPSNGKVGGASAV from the exons ATGGCTTCCCGTGAGAGTTTTCTGGAGAAGGCCAGCCCTTACATCGCCATGATCACCCTGAGGTTCGGCTATGCCGGCCTGAGCATCATCAGCAAGCTCTCCCTCAACAGCGGGATGAGCCATTACGTGCTTGTCGTGTACCGCCATGCCTTCGCTACCCTCGCCATGGCTCCCTTCGCCCTCATCCTCGAGAg GAAGGTGAGGCCGAAGATGACACTGTCCATCTTCTCCAAGATCTTCCTCCTGGCGCTTCTCGG GCCGGTGATTGACCACAACTTCTACTACCTCGGGCTGAAGTACACCGGCGCGGCGTTCCTTGGCGCACTGATCAACATCCTGCCAGCGACGACTTTCGTCATGGCGGTGATCTTCAG GATGGAGAAGATAGAGCTCAGGAAGGTGAAGTGCCAGGCCAAGATCGCCGGGACAGTGGTGACAGGGGCCGGCGCGATGCTGATGACTCTCTACAAAGGCCCGCTCATGGGGATGGCTTGGACAAGGCAGGCGCATGCCGGTGGTGTGGCCCCCCTTGCAGTCGGCCCCACCAGCAGGGAGATGTTCCTCGGCTCCATGTTCATCGTCATCGCCACCCTCGCCTGGTCCGCCCTCTTCATCCTGCAGACCCACACCATCAAGCAGTACTCGGCCCAGCTCTCTCTCACCACCCTCGTCTGCTTCACCGGCACGCTGCAAGCCGTCGTGGTCACCTTCGTCATGGAGCGCCGGGTCTCCGTCTGGACCATCGGCTTCGACATGAACCTTTTCGCCGCTGCCTACGCT GGCGTCGTGGCGTCGGGCATCGCGTACTACGTGCAGGGGCTAGTGATCGAGAAGAGAGGGCCGGTGTTTGCCTCGGCGTTCACCCCGCTCGGGTTgatcgtcgtcgccgtcatGAGTTCATTTTTCCTCGGCGAGAAGATATACCTCGGGGGCGTCCTGGGCGGCCTGGTAATTGTGGTCGGGCTCTGTGCCGTCCTCTGGGGCAAGCACAAGGAGATGCAGGAGATGGAAACGGATGCCAAGTCCGCGCTGCCGGTGGCCACCAAGGCAGATGACCCAAACATGGAGACCGTTGCCGGTGGCGGTGCCGGAGATGAGGACACGGAGTGCAAGCTCGTCCCCTCTAACGGAAAAGTAGGTGGAGCTAGTGCAgtttga
- the LOC112270715 gene encoding F-box protein At2g43440-like, translating into MSPKRRRCAVVLPDHLIEEILLRLPANLRSGPRIFAFGVQDIWRQHAQEPSNVLPPLTTAPRVIKLDRFRRLVASLPPTTEEEEDQGKPPGHVNASVATAQCRGLVVLRAFADGTVSSPDMYYVCNPSTGRMAALPKGRTTGFRGSRERYHSLGLGYDARNRKHKVVHICYRGPRSAGCKVYVVNGPAGSWRPVEIGGKPMGWNRIDPGANSVFAQGHVYWLAYRELYPRRQGMFLVSSLRDDKLGIISVEPLLPFGMDNQRTFLELIELGGRLCLFDPCFTHSDGPHYDIWQLNKHGSGLATWDLHYRIDLAKVPLEVMRFGASPLAETDAPDQIYSYDSVTNNIEELLD; encoded by the exons ATGTCGCCTAAGCGGCGGCGATGCGCCGTGGTCCTCCCGGACCACCTCATCGAGGAAATCCTCCTGCGATTGCCGGCCAA CCTCCGCAGCGGCCCCAGGATCTTCGCCTTCGGCGTCCAGGACATCTGGCGGCAACACGCCCAGGAACCTAGCAACGTCCTCCCGCCGCTCACGACCGCCCCACGCGTCATCAAACTCGACAGATTCAGGCGCCTCGTCGCATCTCTGCCGCCGACaacggaagaagaagaagaccaaggAAAGCCGCCGGGCCACGTCAACGCGTCGGTCGCCACGGCGCAGTGCCGCGGGCTCGTCGTGCTGCGAGCCTTTGCAGACGGGACCGTGTCCAGCCCCGACATGTACTACGTCTGCAACCCGTCCACGGGCCGGATGGCGGCTCTCCCGAAGGGCCGGACGACGGGCTTCCGCGGCTCTAGGGAAAGGTACCACAGCCTTGGGCTCGGCTATGACGCCCGGAACAGGAAACACAAAGTCGTGCACATCTGCTACCGCGGGCCACGGTCCGCTGGCTGCAAAGTCTACGTGGTAAACGGGCCCGCGGGGTCGTGGCGGCCCGTCGAAATCGGTGGGAAGCCGATGGGCTGGAACAGGATAGATCCGGGTGCTAACAGTGTCTTCGCACAAGGGCATGTGTACTGGCTAGCCTACCGGGAGCTCTATCCTCGACGACAAGGGATGTTCCTCGTGTCCTCTCTCCGAGATGACAAGCTTGGGATCATAAGCGTAGAGCCACTGTTGCCGTTCGGCATGGACAACCAGCGGACTTTTCTTGAGTTGATAGAACTTGGTGGACGACTTTGCCTCTTCGACCCCTGCTTCACGCACTCCGATGGACCGCATTACGACATCTGGCAGCTGAATAAACATGGGTCTGGACTAGCTACATGGGATCTGCACTACCGAATCGACCTAGCAAAGGTACCATTAGAGGTCATGCGATTCGGGGCCAGCCCGCTCGCAGAAACTGACGCCCCAGACCAGATATACTCATACGACTCTGTCACCAACAATATTGAGGAACTCCTTGACTGA